The following coding sequences are from one Ancylobacter sp. TS-1 window:
- the hisB gene encoding imidazoleglycerol-phosphate dehydratase HisB, translated as MRTASITRATKETQIRLAIDLDGTGKATIATGVGFFDHMLDLLARHSRIDMDIEATGDLHIDFHHTVEDVGIALGQALRTALGDMRGITRYASLHLPMDETLTRVALDISGRPFLVFRTEFPAPKIGEFDTELVREFFQAFAVNAGLTLHVETLYGVNAHHIAESCFKGLARALRAAVAIDPAAAGEIPSTKGSLGG; from the coding sequence TCGCCATCGATCTCGACGGCACGGGAAAGGCGACGATCGCGACCGGGGTCGGCTTCTTCGACCACATGCTGGACCTGCTCGCCCGCCATTCGCGCATCGACATGGACATCGAGGCGACGGGCGACCTGCACATCGACTTCCACCACACGGTGGAGGATGTCGGCATCGCGCTCGGCCAGGCGCTGAGGACGGCGCTCGGCGACATGCGCGGCATCACCCGCTATGCCAGCCTGCATTTGCCGATGGACGAGACGCTGACCCGCGTCGCGCTCGACATTTCCGGCCGGCCCTTCCTCGTCTTCCGCACCGAGTTCCCCGCGCCCAAGATCGGCGAGTTCGACACCGAGCTGGTGCGCGAGTTCTTCCAGGCCTTCGCCGTCAATGCAGGGCTGACGCTGCATGTCGAGACGCTGTACGGCGTCAACGCGCACCATATTGCGGAGAGCTGCTTCAAGGGCCTCGCCCGGGCGCTGCGCGCGGCGGTGGCGATCGATCCGGCGGCGGCGGGCGAAATCCCTTCCACCAAGGGCAGCCTTGGTGGCTGA